The following proteins are co-located in the Actinomycetota bacterium genome:
- a CDS encoding ROK family transcriptional regulator, producing the protein MGQCAPTGSPGDLLDLIRRRRCITRAGLASITGLARSTITQRVDQLIAKGLVNEVGEAASTGGRPPTMLGFNAASGVVLVADLGATHSRLAICDLDANPLAEISHDIDIADGPTKVLGWVQETFGALTEEAGRSSADVRGIGIGVPGSVDFAAGRAVHPPIMPGWDGYPIRDRFVEGYGVPVLVDNDVNIMALGEFWVMDPRVDDFVFVKVGTGIGSGLILGGRLHRGARGAAGDIGHIQAGPTDVMCRCGNPGCLEASAGGAALARSLRAEGHETVDSRDVVALVKAGNGDAIHAVRDAGRLIGGVLAATVNMLNPAVISIGGDIAEAGQQLLAGIREIVYQRSTALSTNDLQITTGALGDRAGIIGAAALIIEHIFDPETVNAGFVGAGNGGSS; encoded by the coding sequence ATCACTCAACGGGTGGATCAGCTCATCGCGAAGGGTCTCGTGAACGAGGTTGGCGAGGCCGCCTCGACCGGAGGCCGGCCTCCGACCATGCTCGGATTCAACGCGGCGTCCGGTGTCGTGCTCGTCGCGGATCTCGGAGCGACGCATTCCCGGCTGGCGATCTGCGACCTCGACGCCAACCCGCTTGCCGAGATCTCTCACGACATCGACATCGCAGACGGCCCGACCAAGGTCTTGGGCTGGGTGCAGGAGACGTTCGGTGCACTTACCGAAGAGGCCGGACGGTCTTCCGCCGACGTGCGGGGTATCGGAATCGGAGTTCCCGGCTCCGTCGACTTCGCCGCGGGCCGTGCCGTGCACCCCCCGATCATGCCCGGGTGGGACGGGTACCCGATTCGCGACCGGTTCGTCGAGGGGTACGGCGTGCCCGTGCTCGTCGACAACGACGTGAACATCATGGCGCTTGGCGAGTTCTGGGTCATGGATCCGAGGGTCGACGACTTCGTGTTCGTCAAGGTCGGAACGGGGATCGGCTCCGGTCTGATCCTCGGTGGGCGGCTTCACCGAGGGGCCCGGGGAGCCGCGGGGGACATCGGTCATATTCAGGCGGGACCCACCGACGTGATGTGCCGCTGCGGGAACCCCGGCTGTCTCGAGGCATCGGCGGGCGGAGCCGCCCTGGCCCGGAGCCTCAGAGCCGAAGGGCACGAGACGGTGGACAGTCGCGACGTCGTGGCGCTCGTGAAGGCAGGAAACGGCGACGCCATTCACGCCGTGCGAGACGCGGGCAGGCTCATCGGTGGGGTCTTGGCCGCGACGGTGAACATGCTGAATCCGGCCGTCATCTCCATCGGTGGAGATATCGCCGAAGCCGGGCAACAGCTGCTGGCCGGCATCCGCGAGATCGTCTACCAGCGGTCGACGGCCCTGAGCACGAACGATCTTCAGATCACGACCGGGGCGCTCGGTGACCGGGCCGGGATCATCGGGGCCGCCGCGTTGATCATCGAGCACATCTTCGACCCCGAGACGGTCAACGCCGGATTCGTCGGGGCAGGCAACGGAGGAAGTTCATGA